Proteins encoded by one window of Superficieibacter sp. HKU1:
- a CDS encoding thiamine pyrophosphate-requiring protein: MAKMTSDFFIERLKAWGVTRIYGYPGDGINGVLGALQRANKAGDGIEFIQVRHEEMAAFMAAGHAKFTGELGVCLSTGGPGATHLLTGLYDAKMDHVPVLAISGQAEATARGASYQQELNLDRVFADVANFVQEVASPSQVRHLVDRGVRIAVAQNGVTVLILPKDIQEEPWQDLPHVHGFTHSGPGYQRPKVVPYQQDLQRAADILNAGKKVAILVGAGARGAALEVVQLANVLGAGVAKALLGKDVLADDAPFITGSIGLLGTKPSYDMMMNCDTLLMIGTGFPWTEFLPKEGQARAVQVDIDPAMLGLRYPVEVNLHGDSAETLRELLPLLQHKDDRSWQEEIARGVKEWWQTLEERAMASARPVNPQRVVWEMSPLLPDDAIVTSDSGSCANWFARDYKVKQGQRASLSGGLACMGAAVPYAIAAKFAYPAKTVVALVGDGAMQMNNMAELITIQKYWQGWSDPRLIVCVFNNQDLNQVTWEQRVMEGNPRFEATQDIPDVGYARFAESLGLKGIFVDDPERLQSAWQEALAADRPVVLEVKTDPEVAPLPPHITLKQAKAFMASMAKGDRSAGKVLADTASQLINEILPGKKS; the protein is encoded by the coding sequence ATGGCAAAAATGACCAGCGATTTCTTTATTGAACGACTGAAAGCATGGGGCGTCACCCGCATTTACGGCTATCCCGGCGACGGTATTAACGGTGTGCTTGGTGCCCTGCAACGCGCGAATAAGGCAGGTGATGGCATTGAGTTTATTCAGGTGCGCCATGAAGAAATGGCGGCGTTTATGGCGGCAGGCCACGCCAAATTCACCGGCGAACTGGGGGTATGCCTCTCCACCGGCGGACCGGGCGCAACCCACCTGCTGACCGGATTGTATGACGCGAAAATGGATCACGTCCCGGTGCTGGCTATTTCCGGTCAGGCGGAAGCCACCGCGCGCGGAGCAAGCTATCAGCAGGAGCTGAATCTCGATCGCGTCTTCGCCGATGTGGCGAACTTTGTGCAGGAGGTGGCTTCCCCCAGCCAGGTACGGCACCTGGTGGATCGCGGCGTTCGCATTGCGGTGGCCCAAAATGGCGTGACGGTTCTGATATTGCCGAAGGATATCCAGGAAGAACCCTGGCAGGATCTGCCGCATGTCCACGGTTTTACCCACTCAGGCCCGGGCTATCAGCGGCCAAAAGTGGTGCCTTATCAACAGGATCTGCAGCGGGCAGCGGATATCTTAAACGCCGGGAAGAAAGTGGCGATCCTCGTGGGCGCTGGCGCACGCGGTGCGGCGCTGGAGGTGGTGCAACTGGCCAACGTCCTTGGCGCGGGCGTGGCAAAAGCGCTGCTGGGCAAGGATGTGCTGGCGGATGACGCGCCTTTTATTACCGGCTCGATTGGCCTGCTGGGCACCAAACCCTCTTATGACATGATGATGAATTGCGACACGCTACTGATGATCGGCACCGGTTTCCCGTGGACCGAATTTCTGCCGAAAGAGGGACAGGCGCGCGCCGTGCAGGTAGATATCGATCCGGCGATGCTGGGACTGCGCTACCCGGTGGAGGTCAATTTGCACGGAGACTCGGCGGAAACCCTGCGTGAGCTACTGCCGCTGTTACAGCATAAAGACGACAGAAGCTGGCAGGAAGAGATTGCCCGCGGGGTTAAAGAGTGGTGGCAGACGCTGGAGGAACGGGCGATGGCCTCCGCCAGACCGGTTAACCCACAGCGGGTAGTATGGGAAATGTCCCCCCTGCTGCCGGACGACGCTATCGTCACGTCCGACTCCGGCTCCTGCGCCAACTGGTTCGCGCGTGATTACAAAGTGAAACAAGGTCAGCGCGCCTCGCTGTCAGGTGGTCTCGCCTGCATGGGCGCGGCAGTGCCTTACGCTATCGCGGCTAAATTTGCTTACCCGGCCAAAACGGTCGTCGCGCTGGTCGGCGACGGTGCGATGCAGATGAATAACATGGCGGAACTGATCACTATCCAGAAATACTGGCAGGGCTGGAGCGATCCGCGCTTGATTGTTTGCGTATTCAACAATCAGGATCTTAATCAGGTCACCTGGGAGCAGCGCGTGATGGAGGGTAATCCGCGCTTTGAGGCAACTCAGGATATCCCCGACGTCGGCTATGCCCGTTTCGCCGAGTCGCTGGGGTTGAAAGGTATTTTCGTTGACGATCCAGAGCGGTTGCAGAGCGCCTGGCAGGAAGCGTTAGCCGCCGATCGTCCGGTGGTGCTGGAGGTGAAAACCGATCCGGAAGTGGCCCCGCTGCCGCCGCATATCACCCTCAAGCAGGCGAAAGCCTTTATGGCGTCGATGGCTAAAGGGGATCGCTCTGCCGGGAAGGTGTTGGCCGATACCGCCAGTCAGCTCATTAATGAGATATTGCCCGGCAAAAAATCCTGA
- a CDS encoding ABC transporter permease: MTRSMSDKLTTLAGRLLVAAILIFVMLPTIVVFISSFSSTSVLFFPPKGWSLRWFERAVSYDDFRHGFFSGLIVTAWASSLAVIIGATLAIAIERYSFPCKQVLEGILLSPLFIPHFTIGLGLLMLVSQLNLGRGYPLVIFCHIVLVLPFVLRSVYVSLKNLEQRIELAAASLGASPLRVVWTITVPLILPGLFGGWLFAAILSFNEFTASLFITTQATQTLPVAMYNYVREFADPTLAALSVIYIAVTATMLVIANKFLGLGKVLNVEVRH, translated from the coding sequence ATGACCCGTTCGATGAGCGATAAACTGACGACGCTGGCGGGCCGCCTGCTGGTCGCCGCTATTCTGATCTTTGTGATGCTGCCGACGATCGTGGTATTCATCTCCTCGTTCAGCAGCACCTCCGTGTTGTTCTTCCCGCCAAAGGGATGGTCGCTGCGCTGGTTCGAGCGGGCGGTGAGCTACGATGATTTTCGTCACGGCTTCTTTTCCGGGCTGATTGTCACCGCCTGGGCATCGTCGCTGGCGGTGATCATCGGTGCCACGCTGGCGATTGCCATTGAACGCTATTCGTTCCCGTGCAAACAGGTACTGGAAGGGATCCTGCTGTCGCCGCTGTTTATCCCGCACTTCACCATTGGTCTGGGCCTGCTGATGCTGGTATCGCAGCTCAACCTCGGACGCGGCTATCCGCTGGTGATTTTCTGCCACATCGTGCTGGTACTGCCGTTTGTGCTGCGCAGCGTGTATGTATCGCTGAAAAACCTTGAACAGCGTATTGAACTGGCGGCGGCCAGTCTTGGTGCCTCGCCGCTACGCGTGGTGTGGACCATTACCGTGCCGCTGATTTTGCCGGGGCTGTTTGGCGGCTGGCTGTTTGCCGCGATCCTCTCCTTTAACGAATTTACCGCCTCGTTGTTTATTACCACCCAGGCAACACAGACGTTACCGGTGGCGATGTATAACTACGTGCGTGAATTTGCTGACCCGACGCTGGCAGCCCTGTCGGTTATTTATATTGCCGTCACCGCGACCATGTTAGTTATTGCCAATAAATTTTTAGGTCTGGGGAAAGTATTAAACGTTGAAGTCAGACATTAA
- a CDS encoding alpha-hydroxy acid oxidase yields the protein MTITCIEELRQLARKRVPKMFYDYVDAGSWTEYSYRANEADLRRLEFRQRVAVDIAGRSTASVMAGQKVAMPVAIAPTGLTGMIHPDGEILAARAAKRFGIPFTLSTMSICSLETVAQATDYHPFWFQLYVMRDRQFVASLIDRAKAANCTALVVTMDLQVFGQRHKDIKNGLSTPPKMTLRNLLNIAGKPRWCRKMLATRHRNFGNIIGHARGIDNIDAMVEWTAQQFDPGLSWQDIEWIKRRWGGTLIVKGIMDVEDARLAVAAGADALIVSNHGGRQLDGVSSSIALLPEIAAAVGRQIEVHFDGGIRSGQDVLKAVALGAKGTYIGRSMLYGLGALGEEGVTLALNIIRNEFDLSMAFCGKTRVASIDAGILRSRPTMFNDGI from the coding sequence GTGACCATTACCTGTATTGAGGAATTACGGCAGCTGGCGCGTAAGCGGGTGCCAAAAATGTTTTATGACTATGTGGATGCCGGCTCGTGGACTGAATACAGCTATCGCGCCAACGAAGCCGATTTACGTCGCCTGGAGTTTCGTCAGCGGGTGGCGGTGGATATTGCCGGGCGCAGCACGGCCAGCGTGATGGCTGGACAAAAGGTGGCGATGCCAGTGGCGATTGCGCCCACCGGCTTAACCGGCATGATCCATCCCGATGGTGAAATTCTTGCGGCGCGTGCGGCGAAAAGATTTGGCATCCCCTTTACGCTGTCGACCATGAGTATTTGTTCGCTTGAAACCGTGGCGCAGGCGACGGATTACCATCCGTTCTGGTTCCAGCTCTACGTCATGCGCGATCGCCAGTTTGTCGCCAGTCTTATCGACCGCGCGAAAGCCGCGAACTGCACCGCGCTGGTCGTGACTATGGATCTTCAGGTGTTTGGTCAGCGCCATAAAGACATCAAAAATGGCCTGTCGACGCCGCCAAAAATGACGCTGCGTAATCTGCTGAACATTGCCGGTAAACCGCGCTGGTGCCGCAAGATGCTCGCCACCCGGCATCGTAATTTTGGCAATATCATTGGTCATGCCCGCGGTATTGATAACATCGATGCAATGGTGGAGTGGACCGCGCAGCAGTTCGATCCGGGCCTCTCCTGGCAGGATATCGAGTGGATCAAACGGCGCTGGGGCGGCACGTTGATCGTTAAGGGCATTATGGATGTGGAGGATGCGCGTCTGGCGGTGGCGGCAGGTGCCGATGCGCTGATTGTCTCCAATCATGGCGGGCGTCAGCTGGATGGCGTGTCGTCATCGATTGCCCTGTTGCCGGAGATTGCCGCGGCAGTCGGCAGGCAAATCGAAGTTCATTTCGACGGCGGTATTCGTTCCGGACAGGATGTGCTGAAAGCGGTTGCGCTGGGGGCGAAGGGAACCTATATCGGGCGCAGCATGCTGTATGGCCTGGGAGCGCTGGGCGAGGAGGGGGTAACCCTGGCGCTCAATATCATCCGTAATGAATTCGATTTGTCGATGGCGTTTTGCGGTAAAACCCGTGTTGCGTCGATTGACGCAGGGATCCTGCGTAGCCGCCCGACAATGTTTAACGATGGGATATGA
- a CDS encoding NAD(P)/FAD-dependent oxidoreductase — protein sequence MSVEKMNTVIVGAGQAGIAMSEHLALMGVPHVVLERSRIAERWRSERWDSLVANGPAWHDRFPSLKFDNISQEAFPPKERMAQYFEDYARMLDAPVRTGVDVHQVTRLAGRSGFRVVTSAGEFEADNVVAATGPFQKPSFPQIVPPTAGVQQIHSSVYKNPQQLPAGGVLVVGAGASGTQIAEELRQSGRDVYLSVGEHYRPPRAYRNRDYCWWLGALGLWDEVKIKPKKEHVAFAVSGYEGGKTVDFRRLAHMGITLVGITKNWDNGVLSFAGGLAENIAAGDKAYFDVLRDADAYIERNGLDLPPEPQAWELLPDPECLINPLMQLDIAAAGITTIIWATGFKFDFSWLQVDAFDENGLPFHKRGISAERGIYFLGLPNLVNRASSFIYGVWHDAKYIADHIVLQNAYTDYVKS from the coding sequence ATGTCAGTAGAAAAAATGAATACCGTTATTGTTGGCGCAGGTCAGGCGGGGATTGCCATGAGTGAACATCTGGCGCTGATGGGCGTGCCGCACGTGGTACTTGAGCGCAGCCGTATCGCGGAGCGCTGGCGCTCTGAACGCTGGGATTCGCTGGTGGCGAATGGTCCGGCCTGGCACGATCGCTTCCCGTCGCTGAAATTCGACAATATTTCTCAGGAAGCCTTCCCGCCGAAAGAGCGCATGGCGCAGTATTTCGAAGACTATGCCAGGATGCTGGATGCGCCAGTACGCACCGGCGTTGACGTGCATCAGGTGACGCGCCTGGCAGGACGCAGCGGATTCAGGGTGGTGACCTCTGCCGGTGAATTTGAGGCTGACAATGTGGTGGCCGCGACCGGCCCGTTCCAGAAACCGTCATTCCCGCAGATCGTGCCGCCAACCGCCGGGGTGCAGCAGATCCACTCTTCCGTCTACAAAAATCCGCAGCAGCTGCCCGCCGGCGGCGTGCTGGTGGTAGGTGCGGGCGCGTCGGGAACGCAAATTGCCGAAGAACTGCGTCAATCGGGCCGGGACGTGTATCTGTCGGTCGGCGAGCATTATCGTCCGCCGCGCGCTTACCGCAACCGTGATTACTGCTGGTGGCTGGGTGCGCTCGGCCTGTGGGATGAAGTGAAAATCAAGCCGAAGAAAGAGCACGTGGCCTTTGCGGTGAGCGGTTATGAAGGGGGCAAAACCGTGGATTTCCGCCGCCTGGCGCATATGGGCATTACGCTAGTGGGCATCACCAAAAACTGGGATAACGGCGTGCTGAGCTTTGCCGGGGGGCTGGCGGAGAATATCGCTGCGGGCGATAAAGCCTACTTTGACGTGCTGCGCGATGCGGATGCTTATATTGAACGCAACGGGCTGGATTTGCCGCCGGAGCCGCAGGCGTGGGAACTGCTGCCGGACCCGGAATGCCTGATCAACCCGCTGATGCAGCTGGATATTGCCGCGGCGGGTATTACCACGATTATCTGGGCGACCGGCTTTAAATTTGATTTTAGCTGGTTGCAGGTGGATGCCTTCGACGAAAACGGGTTACCGTTTCACAAACGCGGTATTTCCGCCGAGCGCGGTATTTATTTCCTTGGCCTGCCAAATCTGGTAAATCGCGCCTCCTCCTTTATTTACGGCGTATGGCACGATGCTAAATATATTGCCGATCATATTGTTTTGCAGAACGCCTATACCGATTACGTTAAGTCCTGA